The Pyruvatibacter sp. HU-CL02332 genome includes a window with the following:
- a CDS encoding cysteine desulfurase family protein, which translates to MAQATTYLDHNATAPLRPEAREAMVAAMDALAGGGNPSSVHRAGRVARRLVEDARASVASLVSAVPDEIVFTSGGTEANSLAIMGTLASGAIERLIVVATEHASVIDTAAASGVDVKQLGVDSNGVANIGALVDDLQADARPALVCVMASNNETGAIQPVLQIMQCVIEAGGRVHVDAVQHVGKLPLSPLSGAHTMALSAHKIGGPQGVGALVVRGKGRVEPMLRGGGQELRRRAGTENVVGIAGFGAAADKAAENQAQLQALAPLRDELEVRALQIAEAVGHVGAVICPAVERLPNTSCIAFDGVKAETLLMALDLGGVCVSSGSACSSGKVARSHVLEAMGINESRAGGAIRVSMGWNTTDQDVERFCSALEQALKRIRPADAGHVSSDGHAARTAGE; encoded by the coding sequence GTGGCACAAGCAACCACATATCTTGATCACAATGCGACGGCGCCACTGCGTCCCGAAGCGCGCGAAGCCATGGTAGCTGCCATGGATGCGCTCGCCGGTGGTGGCAACCCATCATCCGTCCATCGGGCGGGCAGGGTGGCCAGGCGCCTTGTGGAAGACGCGCGCGCAAGTGTTGCATCCTTGGTGTCGGCCGTGCCGGATGAAATTGTGTTTACCTCTGGTGGGACCGAAGCCAACAGCCTTGCAATCATGGGGACTTTGGCGTCGGGAGCCATTGAGCGTTTGATCGTCGTGGCAACGGAACACGCAAGCGTCATCGATACGGCAGCGGCAAGCGGCGTTGATGTCAAGCAACTTGGCGTCGATTCAAATGGTGTGGCCAATATTGGTGCACTTGTTGACGATCTGCAGGCGGATGCGCGGCCAGCTCTTGTATGTGTGATGGCATCCAACAATGAAACGGGCGCCATCCAACCGGTTCTGCAAATCATGCAATGCGTTATAGAAGCCGGCGGTCGCGTGCATGTGGACGCCGTTCAGCACGTGGGCAAATTGCCGCTGTCTCCTTTGAGCGGTGCTCATACGATGGCCCTTTCCGCACACAAGATAGGTGGTCCGCAGGGCGTTGGTGCGTTGGTTGTGCGTGGTAAAGGGCGTGTTGAGCCGATGCTTCGCGGCGGAGGGCAAGAGTTGCGCCGCCGCGCTGGCACTGAGAATGTCGTTGGAATTGCAGGCTTTGGTGCTGCTGCAGACAAAGCAGCAGAAAATCAGGCTCAGCTTCAGGCTCTGGCGCCACTTCGGGATGAGCTGGAGGTCCGCGCTCTCCAAATCGCTGAGGCCGTGGGTCATGTTGGTGCGGTGATCTGCCCTGCGGTAGAGCGGTTGCCAAACACCAGCTGCATTGCATTTGATGGAGTGAAGGCAGAGACGCTTTTGATGGCGCTTGATCTTGGTGGGGTCTGTGTCAGTTCGGGCTCTGCGTGCTCGTCCGGTAAAGTAGCGCGCAGCCATGTGCTTGAAGCTATGGGTATCAACGAAAGTCGTGCGGGCGGCGCGATTCGCGTGTCCATGGGGTGGAATACGACCGATCAGGACGTTGAACGGTTTTGCTCTGCCCTCGAGCAGGCTTTGAAGAGAATTCGCCCCGCTGACGCGGGCCATGTTTCCAGTGACGGCCACGCGGCCCGAACTGCAGGTGAATAG
- a CDS encoding alpha/beta hydrolase yields MPDVIFNGPAGRIEGRYHHQGKPNSPIALILHPHPQFGGTMNNQTVYELFYMFANRGFSVLRFNFRGVGRSQGGFDGGIGELSDAAAALDWLQTYNVDSRTCWVAGFSFGAWIGMQLLMRRPEIDGFISVAPPANSYDFSFLAPCPSSGIFVSGDQDQVAPVDDVEKLVERLRAQKGITIDQEVIKGANHFFETGSKPMLDTVAAYLDRRLIEDQQAKDAKKDGK; encoded by the coding sequence ATGCCCGACGTGATTTTCAACGGCCCTGCGGGCCGTATCGAAGGCCGCTACCACCATCAAGGCAAGCCAAACTCCCCAATTGCTCTGATTCTTCATCCGCATCCGCAGTTCGGCGGCACCATGAACAATCAGACGGTCTACGAACTTTTCTATATGTTCGCCAATCGGGGTTTCTCTGTGCTGCGCTTCAATTTCCGCGGTGTCGGGCGCAGCCAGGGAGGCTTCGACGGTGGGATTGGCGAGCTGTCCGATGCAGCCGCAGCCCTTGACTGGCTCCAGACCTACAATGTCGATAGCCGCACCTGCTGGGTAGCCGGTTTCTCATTCGGCGCTTGGATTGGCATGCAGCTGTTGATGCGTCGCCCAGAGATAGACGGCTTCATCTCTGTTGCACCGCCTGCCAACTCTTATGATTTCAGCTTCCTTGCCCCCTGCCCGTCATCAGGCATTTTTGTGTCTGGTGATCAGGACCAGGTGGCACCAGTCGACGATGTGGAAAAACTCGTTGAGCGACTGCGCGCACAAAAGGGCATCACCATCGATCAGGAAGTCATCAAAGGAGCAAACCACTTCTTTGAAACCGGCTCCAAACCGATGCTTGATACGGTTGCCGCCTATCTCGACCGACGCCTTATTGAAGATCAGCAGGCCAAGGATGCCAAGAAAGACGGCAAGTAG
- a CDS encoding ferritin-like domain-containing protein, producing MSSTSPTLGLAAQAVAVLMTANASQKALAVRQMAADWRSGKLQWPGIEVDVPDRPARPSKPELLAPRAMKRRGPGSLAGRTALLHALAHIELNAIDLACDLLARFTSDGDTPLPAAFADDWVKVADEEGKHFLMLEARLRELGAAYGDLPAHDGLWQAAEATSHDFAARLAIVPLVHEARGLDVTPQTVSALERAGDQISARVLQTIYDDEIGHVSAGVTWFSDAAKRRNKDPRELFDASVDAYHTGKLKGPFNEDARREAGLAALLCGT from the coding sequence TTGAGCTCAACATCACCCACTCTTGGCCTCGCCGCCCAAGCAGTCGCTGTGCTGATGACTGCCAATGCGTCTCAAAAGGCGCTGGCGGTCCGCCAGATGGCTGCCGACTGGCGCAGCGGCAAATTGCAGTGGCCTGGCATAGAGGTCGATGTGCCAGACCGTCCGGCTCGCCCAAGCAAACCTGAGCTGCTCGCGCCCCGCGCCATGAAACGTCGTGGACCAGGCAGTTTGGCCGGGCGCACCGCCCTTCTTCATGCCCTTGCCCATATAGAACTCAATGCGATTGATCTGGCCTGCGATCTGCTTGCCCGGTTCACTAGTGATGGCGATACCCCCCTGCCGGCAGCGTTTGCAGATGACTGGGTGAAAGTGGCCGACGAAGAAGGCAAACATTTCTTGATGCTGGAAGCGCGGCTCCGCGAACTGGGTGCCGCCTATGGCGACCTTCCAGCTCACGACGGGCTTTGGCAGGCTGCCGAAGCCACATCTCATGACTTTGCGGCCCGTCTGGCTATTGTTCCGCTCGTTCACGAGGCTCGCGGGCTTGATGTCACCCCGCAAACGGTTTCTGCATTGGAACGCGCCGGCGACCAGATAAGCGCCAGGGTCCTGCAGACCATCTATGACGACGAGATTGGCCATGTGTCCGCCGGGGTTACCTGGTTCTCCGACGCAGCCAAGCGTCGCAACAAGGACCCAAGAGAGCTTTTTGACGCATCGGTTGATGCCTACCACACGGGTAAGCTTAAAGGCCCCTTCAATGAGGATGCGCGACGTGAAGCAGGGTTGGCCGCATTGCTTTGTGGCACATGA
- the bcp gene encoding thioredoxin-dependent thiol peroxidase: MASELAEGTKAPAFSMPTDGDGKTALKDYKGQPLVLYFYPKDDTSGCTKQAIGFTEHLKAFEKAGAAILGVSRDPVKKHDKFKDKHDLKITLGSDEEGKVTEAYGVWVEKSMYGRKYMGIERSTFLIDGKGKIARVWRKVKVPGHVEEVLEAVKAL; encoded by the coding sequence ATGGCGAGCGAACTGGCAGAAGGCACGAAAGCCCCGGCATTTTCCATGCCGACAGATGGCGACGGTAAGACTGCCCTCAAGGACTACAAAGGCCAGCCGCTGGTTTTGTACTTCTATCCAAAGGACGACACGTCAGGTTGCACAAAGCAGGCAATTGGTTTCACGGAGCACTTGAAGGCATTCGAGAAAGCCGGAGCGGCCATTCTCGGGGTATCACGCGACCCTGTGAAGAAGCATGACAAATTCAAAGATAAGCATGACCTCAAAATCACGCTTGGGTCCGATGAAGAGGGCAAGGTGACAGAAGCATATGGCGTCTGGGTAGAAAAGAGCATGTACGGCCGCAAATACATGGGCATTGAGCGCTCTACCTTTCTGATTGACGGCAAGGGAAAAATTGCCCGGGTCTGGCGCAAGGTTAAAGTTCCAGGGCACGTGGAAGAAGTCCTTGAAGCTGTCAAAGCGCTTTGA
- a CDS encoding AsmA-like C-terminal region-containing protein has translation MIRPATKIALEVVAGLSAVALLLAAAAAWRLSQGPLPVSFLTPFVEQAANDQLPDNRIDIEDMVIAWADGQGALELQAVNVVILGEEDQEVVSVPKLAIDFNLRAALAGRLVPKKLVFEGASLTLVRSAEGTISFGLTRNGAALPAPEPAVSEEGDALLATLIEAVASPGDDADAGRHLEGLSIRNAAITVFDQRSGGLWLASDVGLEFRNTPIGMAGVINAHVLSPGGEWDFIGTVRASGADEPVVIVANLNNIMLPDFARTMVALEPLAMINSAVSGRVIAKLNRNGLSIADLEVDLNAGAGELVLPINEPEPFYPPKPLGYDGKPQPEDIPPPYTPRPWSYEIDSAHIKGRVTWPDGVVELDEFAVKGEAIDLSVAGRGEITVNDTGAIEEVYLSVETQPVAINVPNVTVGIARVDGLEATLKYALNDGRLDIENASMALGEGYVSVAGQISGLSEDPLSVVLDGEIEQLLVSDLMQIWPPRVGTGARDWVVSNITGGYLDQGVLKIDAPDGALDATPLPDEAVSLNVKFADMQVRYLGDLSPIRYARGSLNLKGNAFEAKMVGGEIAPPSGGLIQVTDGSFKTEDFHIRGNDAFIDVKAAGSMTAILSLIDQEPLGYISRFGLDPNEVSGTGTTQIKVTLPMRSLLLFEDVGFGASGRATQLDMPDISEGVTLNGGDMAFTVSNTHLRANGTMVLAGTPIALKWVEDFNAGKRPGSTFDVTGVFDDATRTQLGVGIVRNIQGSLPVQAVLKGRGPDIATAEFEADLGPVTVVEPLIAWRKDPGIPATLAGNYTQADDGSITLSGMSMSGQGVQLQGSAFFDPNGTMQHASVSRLLLANGTDLSGVAVRSPEDGIVRIDVNGPAFDARDFLDDLFADATPSEGDEVSDEVILANANVDRVTAHVGEVLTDVTASLKMVGSRMQELSVDGVFETGGELDIEMKPTTYGTRKVEATSRNAGAVLRGLDLYNNMDGGNVDFSAEIDDRLDGSPLEGRLTGNTLRIRNAPIVADVLTLGSLTGISDTLQGEGILFTRLDAPVRVNARAIDLKDAILSGPAIGATIKGHVDRETDEIDLGGTIIPAYTVNSFLGNIPVIGELFVGREGEGVFGITYGISGKSDDPEVIVNPAAALLPGILRRIFEIGGSASDEAQTTAPNESNASPENSPPTNIDATAEAAPESSARGADDDG, from the coding sequence TTGATCCGTCCGGCTACCAAAATCGCGCTCGAAGTTGTTGCGGGGCTTTCCGCCGTTGCCTTGCTGCTTGCCGCAGCCGCTGCATGGCGTTTGTCGCAGGGGCCACTGCCGGTCAGCTTTTTGACGCCGTTTGTCGAACAGGCCGCCAACGATCAATTGCCTGACAATCGCATCGATATCGAAGACATGGTCATTGCCTGGGCGGACGGGCAAGGGGCCCTGGAGCTGCAGGCGGTCAATGTCGTCATCCTGGGTGAAGAAGATCAGGAGGTTGTGTCGGTGCCAAAACTGGCAATCGACTTCAACCTGCGTGCCGCACTCGCGGGCCGACTTGTACCAAAAAAGCTTGTGTTCGAAGGCGCATCATTAACGCTGGTGCGAAGTGCAGAAGGCACAATCAGCTTCGGCCTTACCAGAAATGGCGCTGCTCTTCCCGCTCCAGAGCCAGCGGTGTCAGAGGAAGGCGATGCTCTGTTGGCCACGTTGATTGAGGCTGTGGCATCTCCTGGAGACGATGCAGATGCAGGTCGACATCTTGAAGGGCTGAGCATCCGCAACGCTGCAATTACCGTGTTTGATCAACGGTCCGGTGGTCTTTGGCTGGCGTCCGATGTGGGGCTTGAGTTTCGGAACACACCAATCGGGATGGCCGGCGTCATAAATGCTCATGTCCTATCTCCTGGTGGGGAGTGGGATTTCATAGGAACAGTTCGTGCGTCTGGTGCTGATGAACCTGTGGTCATCGTAGCGAACCTCAACAACATCATGCTTCCGGATTTCGCCCGGACAATGGTTGCTCTTGAACCACTCGCAATGATCAACAGCGCTGTTTCAGGCCGGGTAATAGCGAAGCTCAATCGAAACGGCCTCTCCATTGCGGACCTCGAAGTTGATTTGAATGCGGGCGCTGGAGAACTGGTACTGCCGATCAATGAGCCTGAGCCTTTCTACCCGCCAAAACCGCTCGGATATGATGGCAAGCCGCAACCTGAGGACATCCCGCCGCCATACACCCCTCGCCCCTGGAGTTATGAGATTGATAGCGCGCACATCAAAGGCCGAGTGACCTGGCCGGACGGTGTTGTCGAATTGGATGAGTTTGCCGTTAAAGGTGAGGCCATAGACCTGTCTGTAGCTGGTCGCGGCGAGATCACCGTTAATGATACCGGCGCCATTGAAGAAGTGTATTTGTCCGTCGAGACGCAACCGGTTGCCATCAATGTTCCCAATGTGACCGTAGGTATCGCGCGGGTCGATGGGCTGGAAGCAACATTGAAATATGCTCTCAATGATGGCCGTCTGGACATCGAGAATGCATCGATGGCACTTGGCGAAGGATATGTATCGGTCGCTGGGCAGATCTCCGGTTTGAGTGAAGACCCTCTCTCGGTTGTGCTTGATGGTGAGATCGAGCAACTCCTCGTAAGTGACTTGATGCAGATTTGGCCACCGAGAGTAGGCACCGGTGCGCGCGATTGGGTTGTCTCAAACATTACAGGAGGATACCTGGATCAAGGGGTTCTCAAAATCGATGCCCCTGATGGCGCACTCGATGCGACGCCTCTGCCGGACGAGGCCGTTTCGCTCAATGTGAAATTTGCAGACATGCAGGTGCGCTACCTGGGCGATCTCTCTCCCATTCGCTATGCGCGCGGGTCCTTGAATCTGAAAGGCAATGCGTTTGAGGCCAAGATGGTCGGAGGTGAAATTGCCCCGCCGTCAGGTGGCCTCATTCAGGTAACTGACGGAAGCTTCAAGACAGAGGACTTCCACATTCGAGGCAATGACGCATTCATTGATGTGAAGGCGGCTGGATCCATGACCGCTATTCTGTCGCTAATTGATCAGGAACCCCTCGGCTACATAAGCCGCTTTGGCCTCGACCCAAATGAGGTCTCAGGGACAGGAACAACTCAGATCAAAGTAACGCTCCCAATGCGTAGTTTGCTGTTGTTCGAGGACGTCGGGTTTGGAGCTTCCGGCCGCGCAACGCAGCTTGATATGCCGGATATCAGCGAGGGTGTAACTCTCAACGGCGGTGACATGGCTTTCACCGTGTCGAACACGCATCTCAGAGCCAACGGCACTATGGTGCTGGCTGGAACGCCAATCGCACTGAAATGGGTGGAGGATTTCAACGCAGGCAAACGACCAGGCAGCACATTTGATGTCACAGGCGTTTTTGATGATGCCACCCGCACTCAGCTTGGCGTGGGCATAGTCCGAAACATTCAGGGTTCATTGCCTGTGCAGGCAGTTTTGAAGGGACGGGGCCCCGATATCGCGACAGCAGAGTTTGAAGCTGACCTCGGCCCTGTGACAGTTGTGGAGCCTTTGATTGCTTGGCGCAAAGACCCTGGCATTCCGGCAACTCTCGCTGGCAATTACACGCAAGCTGATGATGGCAGCATAACTCTGTCGGGAATGAGCATGTCAGGTCAGGGCGTTCAGCTGCAGGGCAGCGCGTTTTTTGATCCAAACGGAACAATGCAGCACGCGTCCGTCTCACGTTTGCTCTTGGCAAATGGCACCGACCTGTCTGGCGTTGCCGTGCGGTCCCCTGAAGACGGAATAGTTCGGATTGACGTGAATGGCCCCGCATTTGATGCCCGGGATTTTCTGGATGACCTGTTCGCAGACGCAACACCCTCTGAAGGGGACGAAGTGTCTGATGAGGTTATTCTGGCAAATGCCAACGTCGATCGGGTCACAGCCCATGTCGGGGAAGTGCTTACCGACGTGACAGCATCCTTGAAGATGGTTGGCTCGCGTATGCAGGAATTATCCGTGGACGGTGTATTTGAGACCGGTGGCGAACTCGACATTGAGATGAAGCCGACAACCTATGGGACCCGAAAGGTCGAGGCAACATCTCGCAATGCAGGTGCCGTGCTTCGGGGGCTGGATCTCTACAACAATATGGATGGCGGCAATGTGGACTTTTCAGCGGAGATTGATGACCGACTGGACGGCAGTCCCCTGGAGGGACGCCTGACCGGCAACACATTGCGCATACGCAATGCACCTATCGTGGCAGATGTTTTGACACTTGGCTCACTGACGGGCATCAGCGACACGCTTCAGGGTGAAGGCATCTTGTTCACGCGGTTGGACGCACCGGTGCGGGTCAACGCGCGAGCCATTGACCTGAAAGATGCGATCCTGTCCGGACCAGCGATCGGTGCAACCATCAAGGGACATGTTGACCGTGAGACCGATGAGATTGACCTGGGTGGCACGATCATTCCGGCCTACACCGTCAATAGCTTTCTCGGGAACATCCCGGTCATCGGCGAACTTTTCGTTGGCCGCGAAGGCGAGGGCGTTTTCGGCATCACCTACGGAATTTCGGGTAAATCCGACGATCCGGAAGTGATCGTAAATCCTGCAGCTGCGCTTTTGCCGGGCATCCTGCGCCGCATTTTTGAGATCGGCGGCAGTGCCAGTGACGAGGCTCAAACGACCGCGCCAAATGAATCCAATGCCTCGCCTGAGAACAGTCCGCCGACCAACATAGACGCCACAGCAGAGGCCGCGCCGGAAAGCAGTGCGCGGGGTGCAGATGATGACGGCTAG
- the tyrS gene encoding tyrosine--tRNA ligase yields MPSYKSDFLNHLEERGFIAQCSDAEALEENLSKGVVTGYIGFDCTAPSLHAGSLVQIMMLRALQKAGHRPIVVIGGGTTRIGDPSFRDSARPLLDDEAIAKNKEGIRKVFSKFLSFDDGPTGALMVDNREWLDGLDYVDFLRDVGRHFSVNRMLSFESVKARLEREQNLSFLEFNYMIIQAYDFAELYRRYDCTLQMGGSDQWGNIVNGIDLGRRMDDSSLIGLTSPLLTTSSGTKMGKTADGAVWLNEDMLPAYDYWQYWRNCEDADVGKLLRLFTDLSLDEIGRLEKLEGAELNDAKKVLATEATAMAHGRAAAEAAEETARKTFEEGSVASDLPTVELAADMWADGLGMLTALVEAKLSSSTSEARRLVQGGGVRINDDQVSDWRRSLGEDDMRDGAIKLSAGKKRHVLIKKA; encoded by the coding sequence ATGCCGAGCTACAAATCAGACTTTCTGAACCACCTCGAAGAGCGGGGTTTCATTGCACAATGCTCTGATGCCGAAGCGCTTGAAGAAAACCTCTCAAAGGGTGTGGTGACGGGCTATATCGGCTTTGATTGCACGGCTCCAAGCCTACACGCAGGCTCGCTTGTCCAAATCATGATGCTGCGGGCGCTCCAAAAAGCAGGCCATCGCCCCATCGTGGTGATTGGCGGCGGAACCACGCGTATTGGCGATCCCTCTTTCCGGGACTCAGCGCGGCCCCTGCTGGACGATGAAGCGATCGCAAAAAACAAAGAAGGCATCCGGAAGGTTTTTTCCAAGTTTCTCAGCTTCGATGATGGACCCACCGGCGCCCTGATGGTGGACAATCGTGAATGGCTGGACGGACTTGATTACGTCGATTTCCTTCGAGATGTGGGCCGCCACTTCTCGGTCAATCGGATGTTGTCTTTTGAAAGCGTGAAGGCTCGGCTGGAGCGTGAACAGAACCTTTCGTTCCTGGAATTCAACTACATGATCATCCAGGCCTACGACTTCGCGGAGCTCTACCGCCGGTACGACTGCACCTTGCAAATGGGTGGGTCTGATCAATGGGGCAATATCGTCAATGGCATCGACCTTGGACGGCGCATGGACGACTCATCGCTCATCGGACTGACATCACCACTTCTCACAACATCGTCGGGCACAAAGATGGGCAAGACGGCCGATGGCGCGGTCTGGCTCAATGAAGACATGTTGCCTGCCTATGACTACTGGCAGTACTGGCGCAATTGTGAGGATGCAGACGTCGGCAAGCTTTTGCGGCTCTTCACGGATCTGTCTCTTGATGAAATAGGTCGGCTCGAGAAGCTCGAGGGAGCAGAGCTCAATGATGCCAAGAAGGTTCTGGCCACCGAAGCAACGGCTATGGCGCACGGGCGCGCTGCCGCTGAAGCAGCCGAGGAGACAGCGCGCAAAACCTTTGAAGAAGGTTCCGTCGCATCCGACCTGCCAACGGTCGAACTAGCTGCTGATATGTGGGCTGATGGACTTGGTATGCTGACAGCTCTTGTTGAAGCAAAGCTGAGCTCTTCTACCAGCGAGGCCCGTCGTCTCGTGCAGGGCGGCGGCGTGCGCATCAATGATGATCAGGTCAGCGACTGGCGCCGCTCTCTGGGTGAAGATGACATGCGCGATGGCGCCATCAAACTTTCTGCCGGCAAAAAGCGCCACGTATTGATCAAGAAGGCTTAG
- a CDS encoding Rrf2 family transcriptional regulator — protein MKLSTKGRYAVMAMADLARFGGKKPVSLGEIAGRQEISLSYLEQLFAKLRRAGIVKSVRGPGGGYHLARHPEDIQVSDIILSVDEPIKATRCKESSGEGCLGNGARCITHDLWDELSRQIHLFLSEVSLDDVINRRVLGRSGIYEDAESGEGSQIGSQASPTSGSSQSAAQATSYSGAVVAGE, from the coding sequence ATGAAACTTAGTACCAAAGGCCGGTATGCGGTCATGGCAATGGCGGATCTTGCCCGTTTTGGCGGCAAGAAGCCGGTTTCTCTCGGCGAGATTGCGGGCCGTCAGGAAATTTCACTGTCCTATCTCGAGCAGTTGTTCGCAAAGCTTCGCAGGGCAGGCATCGTGAAGAGTGTCCGCGGCCCAGGCGGCGGCTACCATCTCGCGCGTCATCCAGAAGACATTCAGGTGTCCGACATCATCCTGTCCGTCGATGAGCCAATCAAAGCTACCCGCTGCAAGGAGAGTTCCGGTGAAGGGTGCCTTGGCAATGGCGCACGCTGCATTACCCATGACCTCTGGGACGAATTGAGCCGTCAGATACACCTGTTCCTCAGCGAAGTCTCGCTGGACGACGTAATCAATCGTCGGGTGCTTGGACGCAGCGGCATTTATGAGGATGCTGAAAGTGGCGAAGGATCGCAGATCGGGTCCCAAGCATCTCCAACGTCCGGCTCATCGCAATCGGCTGCACAAGCGACCAGCTATTCTGGTGCAGTCGTGGCCGGCGAATAG
- a CDS encoding anhydro-N-acetylmuramic acid kinase, giving the protein MSDAKEVYKAIGLMSGTSMDAVDAAILTTDGHTHVEAGPSLAIPYPRALRDRVAGELAGAMALSAPRPLPQNLLALERDITLMQANVVNQLLSEANMSASEIDVIGFHGQTVAHRPDQGWTLQLGDGSLMAAETGIDVVNDFRSADMIAGGEGAPLAPLYHLALANEMSGHPLAVLNLGGIGNVTWIGSADGPDPVAFDTGPANALIDEWALEKIGEPFDHNGALAKAGTVNESVLNTMLTNAYFDRKPPKSLDRLDFSAEAAADLSNADGAATLVAFTVESVARALEHLPEPPKQWIVVGGGRRNPVLMGELARRLGVRVIAAEEAGWRGDTLEAEAFAYLAVRNLKGLPLSVPTTTGVSEPMTGGTLHKTSTRAA; this is encoded by the coding sequence ATGTCTGATGCCAAGGAAGTCTATAAAGCCATCGGGCTCATGAGTGGTACGTCTATGGATGCGGTTGATGCTGCCATTCTGACAACCGACGGACACACTCATGTAGAGGCCGGGCCGTCTCTGGCAATACCTTATCCAAGGGCATTGCGAGACCGGGTGGCCGGCGAGTTGGCTGGCGCAATGGCACTGTCTGCCCCACGCCCGCTACCTCAAAACCTACTCGCGCTGGAACGTGACATTACCCTCATGCAGGCAAATGTTGTGAACCAGCTGCTGAGTGAGGCCAATATGTCGGCCTCCGAGATTGATGTGATTGGCTTTCATGGTCAGACCGTGGCGCACAGGCCGGACCAAGGATGGACGCTGCAACTTGGCGATGGTTCGCTGATGGCCGCTGAAACCGGCATTGACGTGGTGAACGACTTTCGGTCCGCAGACATGATCGCAGGAGGCGAGGGTGCGCCCTTGGCGCCGCTGTATCATCTTGCCCTTGCCAATGAAATGAGCGGCCATCCATTGGCGGTGCTGAATCTTGGCGGGATTGGCAATGTCACCTGGATTGGCTCGGCTGACGGTCCAGACCCGGTTGCCTTTGATACGGGCCCTGCCAATGCATTGATCGATGAGTGGGCGCTAGAGAAAATAGGCGAGCCATTTGATCATAATGGCGCCCTCGCCAAGGCAGGCACGGTCAATGAGTCAGTGCTGAACACCATGCTGACCAACGCATATTTCGACCGCAAGCCGCCCAAATCGCTTGATCGACTGGATTTTTCAGCTGAGGCAGCAGCGGATCTATCAAATGCAGACGGGGCTGCGACATTGGTGGCTTTCACAGTTGAAAGCGTTGCCCGCGCACTGGAGCACCTTCCAGAGCCGCCAAAGCAGTGGATTGTGGTCGGTGGAGGGCGGCGTAACCCGGTCTTGATGGGTGAACTTGCGCGGCGGCTTGGAGTGCGGGTGATCGCAGCTGAAGAAGCAGGTTGGCGTGGCGATACGCTGGAGGCTGAGGCGTTTGCCTACCTGGCCGTGCGCAATCTAAAGGGATTGCCGTTATCAGTGCCAACAACAACAGGTGTGTCAGAACCGATGACTGGCGGCACGCTACACAAAACCAGCACGCGCGCCGCCTAG